Proteins encoded by one window of Enterococcus faecalis:
- a CDS encoding post-transcriptional regulator yields MEGEEPMTMEKLSWLQQKMLNKSIKKKCQNFRELGYSSINEEDLLTYLLTYRWKKQTHLSVKDCRKDIQKVKPNEFFDYQQLLAQTSKNPLRDWHDIEDLF; encoded by the coding sequence TTGGAAGGAGAAGAGCCCATGACAATGGAAAAATTAAGTTGGTTACAACAAAAAATGCTCAATAAAAGTATTAAAAAGAAGTGCCAAAATTTTCGTGAACTAGGTTATTCTTCCATCAACGAAGAAGATTTATTGACTTATTTACTCACCTATCGTTGGAAAAAACAAACCCATTTATCTGTCAAAGACTGTCGCAAAGACATTCAGAAGGTTAAGCCGAATGAATTTTTTGACTATCAACAATTATTGGCACAGACATCAAAAAATCCTTTAAGGGACTGGCATGATATTGAAGACTTATTCTAG
- a CDS encoding cellulose biosynthesis cyclic di-GMP-binding regulatory protein BcsB, with the protein MKQKTVTLIGVFFLAILIGVASPTVYAENKEQDNHTFTQPFQNKTISLTGTSVRSTMYFTKIDYWDVKKASFNMTYQITQLKNNQTSDLTVAVNGVKFYSWRPENTTGIQQKTIEIPLELIKETNTLTVEGQIINQAGNDMYNLIETPANWLTMYEGSNVNFQYDLQLPENTIHSFYNHFVGADTIANKHSVILTPENASEKELAAATHALAGAARLITTSEELLPMASLNKEQSAPYQLIIASYDKLPDQYKSQIDSKRVEDQAVLKFFNQPDKHVLVATSKDEDLLVRAGRYLANYELMTQTDKEETTVDENTDTFSSTLEFDGNYPLTSTGDKLEGAYHQEQTYFVNLPVDRNNANGSRVHLHFKYAENLDFDSSLVTVYANDKPIGSKKLTAARANGDELNLEFPKNLEIADSFVLKVAFDLNVKSPEVLRNGQTPWAFIENNSNVFIQTEELNDILFNNYPNIFIRSRSFADLAILLPEKMDDNYFKVLTNLFNLIGNYAESNVGEITYYKKAPKNAALENHNLIIFGTPKDNPMIRKLNDQLYFHYDKDFTRFVSNEKLSIEKDYGKQIGTAQLMFSPYNAKAAALILTGAKSQGVFLASTQVNTEKNTSMYKGDAIVVDSNYRRYDYRFKKRVSNVSNESLGKRIVNNHKLMIYLFVFLIGMTIIGLSAFFIVKKNLKGGE; encoded by the coding sequence ATGAAACAAAAAACAGTCACTTTAATAGGAGTGTTCTTTCTGGCAATTCTGATTGGTGTCGCAAGTCCGACCGTATACGCCGAAAACAAAGAACAAGACAACCATACCTTTACACAACCTTTTCAAAATAAAACAATCTCTTTAACAGGTACTTCTGTCCGTAGCACCATGTATTTTACAAAAATTGATTATTGGGACGTAAAAAAAGCATCATTCAATATGACTTACCAAATCACACAATTAAAAAATAATCAGACCTCAGATTTAACTGTGGCAGTTAATGGTGTGAAGTTTTATTCTTGGCGTCCTGAAAATACGACTGGTATTCAACAAAAGACGATTGAAATCCCTTTGGAACTGATTAAAGAGACAAATACATTGACTGTTGAAGGCCAAATTATTAATCAGGCAGGAAACGACATGTATAATTTAATTGAAACTCCAGCAAATTGGTTAACGATGTATGAAGGATCTAACGTAAACTTCCAATACGATTTACAATTACCAGAGAATACAATTCATTCTTTTTATAATCATTTTGTGGGAGCAGACACGATTGCAAATAAACACAGTGTTATTTTGACACCAGAAAATGCATCGGAAAAAGAATTAGCTGCAGCGACCCATGCGTTAGCTGGTGCTGCTCGTTTGATTACTACCTCAGAAGAATTGTTGCCAATGGCTTCTTTGAACAAAGAACAGTCAGCACCCTATCAGTTGATTATTGCCAGCTATGATAAATTACCAGATCAGTATAAAAGTCAAATTGATAGCAAACGCGTGGAGGACCAGGCTGTCTTAAAATTTTTCAATCAACCAGATAAGCATGTTTTAGTAGCTACTTCTAAAGATGAGGACTTACTTGTTCGTGCGGGACGTTATTTAGCCAATTATGAATTAATGACCCAAACAGATAAAGAAGAGACAACAGTTGATGAGAATACCGATACGTTTAGTTCAACTTTAGAATTTGATGGAAATTATCCATTAACCTCAACGGGGGACAAACTAGAAGGGGCCTATCACCAAGAACAAACGTACTTTGTCAATTTACCAGTGGATCGAAACAATGCCAATGGAAGTCGCGTGCATTTACATTTTAAATACGCTGAAAACTTAGATTTTGATTCTTCTTTAGTGACGGTCTATGCCAATGATAAACCAATTGGCAGCAAGAAATTAACCGCTGCTCGTGCGAACGGTGATGAATTAAATCTCGAATTTCCAAAGAACTTAGAAATTGCTGATAGTTTTGTTTTAAAAGTTGCTTTTGATTTGAATGTTAAATCACCAGAAGTTTTGCGAAATGGTCAGACTCCATGGGCCTTTATTGAAAATAATTCGAATGTGTTTATTCAAACAGAAGAACTGAATGACATATTATTTAACAACTATCCGAACATTTTTATCAGAAGCCGTTCTTTTGCTGATTTAGCGATTTTATTACCAGAAAAAATGGACGATAACTATTTTAAAGTGTTGACCAATTTATTTAACTTAATTGGTAATTATGCCGAAAGTAATGTCGGTGAGATTACGTATTATAAAAAAGCGCCTAAAAATGCGGCATTAGAAAATCATAACTTGATTATTTTTGGTACGCCTAAGGATAATCCGATGATTCGTAAGTTAAACGATCAGTTGTATTTCCATTATGATAAGGACTTCACACGTTTTGTTTCAAACGAGAAACTGAGTATCGAAAAAGATTATGGTAAACAAATCGGTACGGCGCAGTTAATGTTTTCTCCATATAATGCGAAAGCCGCGGCGTTAATCTTAACAGGAGCTAAATCACAAGGTGTCTTTTTAGCCTCTACACAAGTGAATACAGAGAAGAATACTTCTATGTACAAAGGAGATGCCATTGTGGTCGATTCGAACTATCGTCGCTATGATTATCGTTTCAAAAAACGTGTAAGCAACGTTAGCAACGAATCATTAGGTAAACGAATTGTCAATAATCATAAATTAATGATTTATCTATTTGTCTTCTTAATTGGTATGACTATTATTGGATTAAGTGCGTTCTTCATCGTGAAGAAGAATTTGAAAGGTGGGGAATAG
- a CDS encoding pyridoxal phosphate-dependent aminotransferase: protein MDRKNIATRYQQPTENLLMDIATLAKKTPNLIDLSIGDPDLITDERIIEQAANDAKNGHTKYTASDGSEAFIEAVIQFYQSHYQLSFQPNQVRATVGALHGMYLALQVILNPGDEVIIHEPYFSPYKDQVLLADGVPVFLPTYEEDGFQIDVALLKEKITPKTKAIILNSPNNPTGAVFSEETFREIAQVAIEHNLYILSDEVYEAFCFQETFTPMATFAPENTITFGSFSKAFAMTGWRIGYMIAPDYINEVAKLINEGVTYSAPTLSQQAGIYALQHFDEFVDPIVEVFQTRLEYVAQRVAKIPFLSLHPVKGSIYAFINIQKTGLTSVPFVEKLLKETQVLVIPGKAFGETTGDEYIRLAATQNLDLLKEAFDRIERMTFE, encoded by the coding sequence ATGGATCGCAAGAATATCGCAACACGTTACCAACAACCTACTGAAAATTTACTCATGGATATTGCAACATTGGCGAAAAAGACCCCAAATTTAATCGATTTATCGATTGGTGACCCTGACTTAATTACCGATGAGCGGATTATCGAACAAGCAGCTAACGATGCCAAAAATGGGCATACAAAATATACCGCTTCTGATGGTAGCGAGGCATTCATTGAGGCGGTCATTCAGTTTTATCAGTCACATTATCAATTATCTTTTCAACCGAATCAAGTCCGGGCCACAGTTGGCGCTCTGCACGGAATGTACCTTGCCTTACAAGTGATTCTAAATCCTGGAGATGAAGTGATTATTCATGAACCTTATTTCTCTCCTTATAAAGACCAAGTTCTTTTAGCAGATGGCGTTCCGGTCTTTTTGCCAACCTATGAAGAAGATGGTTTCCAAATTGATGTAGCTCTTTTGAAAGAAAAAATCACGCCTAAAACCAAAGCGATTATTCTTAATTCACCGAATAACCCGACAGGCGCTGTTTTCTCTGAAGAAACTTTCAGAGAAATTGCACAGGTAGCGATTGAACACAACTTATACATTCTTTCAGATGAAGTTTATGAAGCCTTTTGTTTCCAAGAAACGTTTACTCCCATGGCTACGTTTGCTCCAGAAAATACTATCACTTTTGGTAGCTTTTCAAAAGCCTTTGCAATGACTGGTTGGCGTATTGGTTATATGATTGCCCCAGACTATATTAACGAAGTAGCCAAATTAATTAATGAAGGCGTTACGTATTCTGCGCCTACGTTGTCACAGCAAGCAGGAATCTATGCGTTACAACATTTTGACGAATTTGTAGACCCAATCGTTGAAGTGTTCCAAACACGTTTAGAGTATGTGGCCCAACGAGTAGCAAAGATCCCTTTCCTTTCGCTTCATCCAGTCAAAGGAAGTATTTACGCCTTCATTAATATTCAAAAAACTGGACTAACTTCCGTCCCTTTTGTGGAAAAGCTTTTAAAAGAGACACAGGTATTAGTGATTCCTGGAAAAGCATTTGGTGAAACAACGGGCGATGAGTACATTCGTTTAGCCGCAACACAAAATTTAGATTTATTAAAGGAAGCGTTCGATCGAATTGAAAGAATGACCTTTGAATAA
- the tgt gene encoding tRNA guanosine(34) transglycosylase Tgt yields MTEPAIRYRLIKKDKHTGARLGELITPHGTFPTPMFMPVGTLATVKTMSPEELKEMGAGVILSNTYHLWLRPGEDLVEEAGGLHKFMNWDQPILTDSGGFQVFSLSDMRKIEEEGVHFRNHLNGSKMFLSPEKAINIQNKLGSDIMMSFDECPPFDESYEYVKRSIERTSRWAERGLKAHANPDRQGLFGIVQGAGFEDLRRQSAKDLVSMDFPGYSIGGLSVGESKEEMNRVLDFTTPLIPENKPRYLMGVGAPDSLIDGVIRGIDMFDCVLPTRIARNGTCMTSQGRLVVKNAQYARDFRPLDEKCDCYVCRNYTRAYIRHLIKCDETFGIRLTSYHNLYFLLDLMKNVRQAIMDDNLLEFRQAFFEEYGFNKANAKSF; encoded by the coding sequence ATGACGGAACCAGCCATTCGTTATCGTTTAATCAAAAAAGATAAACACACAGGTGCGCGTTTAGGTGAATTAATTACTCCTCACGGCACATTTCCAACACCAATGTTTATGCCGGTAGGTACACTTGCGACAGTTAAAACAATGTCACCAGAAGAATTAAAAGAAATGGGTGCCGGTGTTATTTTAAGTAATACTTACCATTTATGGTTACGCCCAGGTGAAGATTTAGTCGAAGAAGCAGGCGGTTTACACAAATTTATGAACTGGGATCAACCTATTTTAACTGATTCAGGTGGCTTCCAAGTCTTCTCATTAAGTGATATGCGGAAAATCGAAGAAGAAGGTGTGCATTTTAGAAATCATTTAAATGGTTCAAAAATGTTCCTTTCTCCAGAAAAAGCGATCAATATTCAAAATAAATTAGGATCAGATATTATGATGAGCTTTGATGAATGTCCACCATTTGATGAAAGCTATGAGTATGTCAAACGCTCGATTGAACGGACTTCTCGTTGGGCTGAGCGTGGCTTAAAAGCCCATGCGAATCCTGATAGACAGGGATTATTCGGTATTGTTCAAGGTGCGGGATTTGAAGATTTACGTCGTCAAAGTGCTAAAGATTTAGTGAGTATGGATTTTCCTGGCTATTCGATTGGTGGCTTATCTGTTGGTGAGTCTAAGGAAGAAATGAACCGAGTCTTAGACTTTACGACACCGTTAATTCCTGAAAATAAACCACGTTACTTAATGGGTGTGGGTGCCCCTGATTCATTAATTGATGGAGTGATTCGTGGGATTGACATGTTTGATTGTGTGCTACCAACACGTATTGCGCGCAATGGTACTTGTATGACTTCACAAGGTCGCTTGGTTGTTAAAAATGCCCAATATGCAAGAGATTTTCGTCCGCTTGATGAAAAATGTGATTGTTATGTTTGTCGTAATTATACGCGGGCCTATATTCGTCATTTGATTAAATGTGATGAAACATTCGGAATCCGTTTAACATCGTATCATAATTTATACTTCTTGTTAGACTTAATGAAAAATGTCCGTCAAGCAATTATGGACGACAATTTATTAGAATTCCGACAAGCGTTTTTTGAAGAATATGGCTTTAATAAAGCGAATGCAAAAAGTTTCTAA
- the yajC gene encoding preprotein translocase subunit YajC, with translation MQSEVKQMGGGFTMIFTLVLLGGMMFFMTRSQKKQQQERQKQLNAMKTGDSVVTIGGLHGVLSEINEKTVLIDCEGIVLEFDRAAIRTVTPGTAVTNDSAVTSVPVTEVEETVTEEVTEVPETSDPSKEKKD, from the coding sequence ATGCAGAGTGAGGTGAAACAAATGGGTGGCGGATTTACAATGATTTTTACATTAGTCCTTTTAGGAGGAATGATGTTTTTCATGACACGTTCTCAAAAGAAACAACAGCAAGAACGTCAAAAACAACTAAACGCAATGAAAACTGGCGATAGTGTTGTCACAATTGGTGGTTTACATGGTGTTTTAAGTGAAATCAACGAAAAAACAGTTTTAATCGATTGCGAAGGTATTGTCTTAGAATTTGACCGTGCAGCAATTCGAACTGTAACACCTGGAACTGCCGTTACAAATGATTCAGCAGTAACTAGTGTACCAGTCACAGAAGTTGAAGAGACAGTCACAGAAGAAGTAACTGAAGTTCCTGAAACATCAGATCCTTCAAAAGAAAAGAAAGACTAA
- a CDS encoding amino acid ABC transporter ATP-binding protein — translation MINIKNLQKTFGKNEVLKGIDLEIEAGEVVVIIGPSGSGKSTFLRCLNLLETPTGGSVEFEGKNLLDKNTNIDQLRQKMGMVFQNFNLFPHKNVLENLTISPVKVKKEAASEATEHALSLLEQVGLSDKKENYPSQLSGGQQQRVAIARALAMRPDVMLFDEPTSALDPEMVGEVLSVMKNLAIEGMTMVVVTHEMGFAKEVADRVIFMDAGIIQEEGTPEEIFDAPQNPRTQDFLRKVL, via the coding sequence GTGATTAACATTAAAAACTTACAGAAAACATTTGGAAAAAATGAAGTACTTAAAGGAATTGACTTAGAAATTGAAGCTGGTGAAGTTGTCGTAATTATTGGCCCTTCTGGTAGTGGTAAAAGTACTTTTTTACGTTGCTTGAACTTATTAGAAACACCAACTGGTGGCAGCGTTGAATTTGAAGGAAAAAATTTATTAGATAAAAATACCAACATTGATCAACTTCGTCAAAAAATGGGAATGGTATTCCAAAATTTCAATCTTTTCCCGCATAAAAATGTCTTGGAAAACTTAACGATTAGTCCTGTTAAAGTAAAAAAAGAAGCCGCTTCTGAAGCCACAGAACATGCTCTTTCTTTACTGGAACAAGTTGGTTTATCAGATAAAAAAGAAAATTATCCCTCTCAACTTTCTGGTGGGCAACAACAACGGGTAGCGATTGCTCGTGCTTTAGCCATGCGCCCTGACGTGATGCTGTTCGATGAACCAACTTCTGCCTTAGACCCTGAAATGGTGGGCGAAGTGCTATCCGTTATGAAAAATTTAGCTATTGAAGGGATGACAATGGTAGTGGTTACCCACGAAATGGGCTTCGCAAAAGAAGTTGCGGACCGTGTCATTTTTATGGATGCAGGAATCATTCAAGAAGAAGGCACACCTGAAGAAATTTTTGATGCGCCACAAAACCCAAGAACACAAGATTTTCTAAGAAAAGTTTTATAA
- a CDS encoding ABC transporter permease subunit (The N-terminal region of this protein, as described by TIGR01726, is a three transmembrane segment that identifies a subfamily of ABC transporter permease subunits, which specificities that include histidine, arginine, glutamine, glutamate, L-cystine (sic), the opines (in Agrobacterium) octopine and nopaline, etc.) has protein sequence MTKCKKWLQTILPILFLLLSLLPIKETFAAENDPVYDKIIQKGELVVGLSADYAPYEFHAKVDGEDKIVGFDISIAQKIADDLGVKLKIEELGFDALLGALKTGKIDMVISGMSPTPERLKEVAFSQPYMNVQQRVIVRKEDKDKFHSTKDFEGVRAGAQKQTTQEELIKTELTGAVPTSLQKIPDLIMNLKNNKLDAVVMEEPVGEAYVSQNEDLAFADVTFEKGSKDTAVAFPKDAPVLTEKVNASIKQINDQKLMDGYKKEANQLMFQKDQSFLQKYGKFYLNGAGYTIFLAFIGVLFGAILGALLALMKLANSKILRGIAIAYIEYVRGTPLLVQIFIVYFGTGVLGLDLSKVAAGCIALSLNSGAYVAEIIRAGIQAVNKGQLEAARSLGMNQNQAMRYIIFPQAIKNILPALGNEFVTVIKESSVVSVIGVSELIFQAGNVQGASFKPFLPYLIVSLIYFVLTFTISRLLGVAERRMSTSD, from the coding sequence ATGACCAAATGTAAAAAATGGCTACAGACGATTTTACCAATTTTATTCTTGTTGCTCTCATTATTACCTATTAAAGAAACTTTTGCAGCCGAAAACGATCCAGTCTATGACAAAATCATCCAAAAGGGAGAACTAGTTGTCGGCTTATCCGCAGACTATGCCCCTTATGAATTTCATGCAAAAGTAGATGGTGAAGATAAAATTGTCGGTTTTGATATTTCTATTGCTCAAAAAATTGCCGACGATTTAGGCGTTAAATTAAAAATCGAAGAACTAGGCTTCGATGCTCTGTTAGGGGCCTTAAAAACTGGCAAGATTGACATGGTCATCTCTGGCATGTCGCCAACGCCTGAACGATTAAAAGAAGTAGCTTTTTCTCAACCATATATGAACGTTCAACAAAGAGTCATTGTTCGGAAAGAAGACAAAGATAAATTTCATTCCACTAAAGATTTCGAAGGCGTTCGTGCAGGTGCCCAAAAGCAAACGACACAAGAAGAATTAATTAAAACCGAATTAACCGGTGCTGTCCCTACTTCTCTTCAAAAAATTCCAGATTTAATTATGAATCTAAAAAATAATAAATTAGATGCAGTCGTTATGGAAGAACCGGTTGGCGAAGCCTATGTTTCTCAAAATGAGGATTTAGCTTTTGCTGATGTTACCTTTGAAAAAGGCTCAAAAGATACTGCCGTTGCTTTTCCTAAAGATGCGCCTGTTTTGACGGAGAAAGTAAATGCCTCTATTAAACAAATTAATGATCAAAAATTAATGGACGGTTATAAAAAAGAAGCCAATCAATTAATGTTCCAAAAAGATCAAAGCTTTTTACAAAAGTATGGAAAGTTCTACCTTAACGGTGCGGGCTATACCATTTTCCTAGCTTTCATTGGTGTTTTGTTTGGTGCCATTTTAGGGGCATTACTTGCCTTAATGAAGTTAGCCAATTCCAAAATTTTACGTGGCATTGCCATTGCTTATATTGAATATGTTCGTGGCACTCCTTTGCTTGTTCAAATTTTTATTGTCTATTTCGGGACAGGCGTTCTTGGTTTAGACTTATCAAAAGTAGCAGCTGGTTGTATTGCTCTTTCTTTAAACAGTGGTGCATATGTAGCAGAAATTATTCGTGCTGGTATTCAGGCAGTTAATAAAGGACAATTGGAAGCTGCTCGTTCTTTGGGAATGAATCAAAACCAAGCAATGCGATACATCATTTTCCCACAAGCTATTAAAAATATTTTACCAGCGTTAGGCAATGAATTTGTTACAGTAATTAAAGAATCTTCCGTTGTTTCAGTCATTGGTGTTTCAGAACTAATTTTCCAAGCTGGCAACGTTCAAGGAGCAAGTTTTAAACCCTTCCTACCTTACTTAATTGTATCGTTGATTTATTTCGTCCTAACCTTTACTATCTCGCGTCTATTAGGTGTTGCTGAAAGGAGAATGAGTACTAGTGATTAA
- the adhE gene encoding bifunctional acetaldehyde-CoA/alcohol dehydrogenase yields MVKTVKKEKTETVDVSSMIDELATKANVALKAMEDFTQEQVDHIVHQMAMAALDQHMPLAKMAVEETGRGIYEDKAIKNMYASEYIWNNIKHDKTVGVINKDEQTGLMEIAEPVGVVCGVTPTTNPTSTTIFKSLIALKTRNPIVFAFHPSAQKCSAEAARIVRDAAIAAGAPENCIQWIEQPSIDATSALMNHPGIAIVLATGGAGMVKSAYSTGKPALGVGPGNVPAYIEKTAKVKRAVNDLIVSKSFDNGMICASEQAVIVDKEIYASVKAEFEAHNVYFVKPNELQKLEDAVMNEGKYAVNPAIVGNSAEKIAELAGISVPKGTKILVAELEGAGPEYPLSREKLSPVLAMMKSNNAEHAFELCEAMLNLGGLGHTAVIHTEDEELQVAFGLRMKACRILVNTPSAEGGIGNIYNEMIPSLTLGCGSYGKNSVSKNVSAINLINIKTVAKRRNNMQWFKLPPKIFFEKNSLQYLQKMENVERVMLVCDPGMVQFGYADIVRKELQKRKNDVKIEVFSDVEPNPSTNTVYAGTKMMVDFQPDTVIALGGGSAMDAAKGMWMFYEHPDTEFFGAKQKFLDIRKRTYKIAKPEKTQFVCIPTTSGTGSEVTPFAVITDSETHVKYPLADYALTPDVAIVDPQFVMSVPASVTADTGMDVLTHAIESYVSVMASDYTRGLSLQAIKLVFDHLENSVKRPDMESREKMHNASTMAGMAFANAFLGICHSIAHKIGGEYGIPHGRTNAILLPHIIRYNAKDPSKHAMFPKYDYFRADTDYADIAKFLGLKGNTTAELVEALATAVADLGKSVGIDMNLKAQGVSQETLDTTVDRMAELAYEDQCTTANPKEPLISELKQIILDAYVG; encoded by the coding sequence ATGGTTAAAACAGTAAAAAAAGAAAAGACAGAAACGGTTGATGTTTCATCAATGATTGATGAATTAGCAACAAAAGCGAATGTCGCTTTAAAAGCAATGGAAGATTTTACACAAGAACAAGTAGATCACATTGTCCATCAAATGGCGATGGCGGCGTTAGACCAACATATGCCTTTAGCAAAAATGGCTGTCGAAGAAACTGGCCGTGGAATCTATGAAGATAAAGCAATCAAAAATATGTATGCATCTGAATACATTTGGAATAATATTAAACATGATAAAACAGTGGGTGTAATTAACAAAGACGAACAAACCGGTTTAATGGAAATTGCTGAGCCAGTTGGCGTGGTATGTGGGGTCACACCAACAACAAACCCAACGTCAACAACTATTTTTAAATCACTAATCGCCTTAAAAACAAGAAATCCAATTGTTTTTGCTTTCCATCCTAGCGCACAAAAATGTTCGGCCGAAGCGGCACGTATTGTACGGGATGCGGCGATTGCAGCAGGTGCACCAGAAAATTGTATTCAATGGATTGAACAACCATCGATTGATGCAACATCTGCTTTGATGAATCATCCAGGGATTGCCATTGTTTTAGCAACTGGTGGCGCAGGCATGGTAAAATCTGCATACTCAACAGGTAAACCAGCACTAGGCGTTGGTCCTGGGAACGTACCAGCTTATATTGAAAAAACGGCTAAAGTAAAACGTGCGGTTAATGATTTAATTGTTTCAAAATCATTTGATAATGGAATGATTTGTGCTTCTGAGCAAGCGGTCATTGTGGATAAAGAAATTTATGCTTCTGTCAAAGCTGAGTTTGAAGCACATAACGTTTACTTCGTGAAACCGAATGAATTACAAAAACTAGAAGATGCAGTGATGAATGAAGGCAAATACGCAGTAAATCCAGCGATTGTCGGTAACTCTGCAGAAAAAATTGCTGAATTAGCAGGAATTAGCGTACCAAAAGGCACAAAAATTTTAGTCGCTGAATTAGAAGGTGCAGGTCCAGAATATCCATTATCAAGAGAAAAATTATCGCCAGTTTTAGCAATGATGAAATCAAACAATGCAGAGCATGCTTTTGAACTATGTGAAGCGATGTTAAACTTAGGTGGTTTAGGACATACAGCAGTAATTCATACAGAAGATGAAGAGTTACAAGTTGCTTTTGGTTTACGTATGAAAGCTTGTCGTATTTTAGTGAATACTCCATCAGCAGAAGGTGGTATTGGTAACATTTATAACGAAATGATTCCATCCTTAACACTTGGTTGTGGTTCATACGGGAAAAACTCTGTTTCTAAAAACGTATCAGCCATTAACTTAATTAATATTAAAACGGTAGCGAAACGGAGAAATAATATGCAATGGTTTAAATTACCTCCAAAAATTTTCTTTGAAAAAAATTCTTTACAATATCTACAAAAAATGGAAAATGTTGAACGTGTCATGTTAGTTTGTGACCCAGGTATGGTTCAATTTGGCTATGCAGATATCGTACGTAAAGAGCTACAAAAACGTAAAAATGATGTGAAAATCGAAGTATTTTCTGATGTTGAACCAAACCCATCAACAAATACTGTTTATGCAGGTACCAAAATGATGGTTGATTTCCAACCAGATACAGTGATTGCCTTGGGTGGCGGTTCTGCAATGGACGCGGCGAAAGGCATGTGGATGTTCTATGAACACCCAGATACAGAGTTCTTTGGTGCAAAACAAAAATTCTTAGATATCCGCAAACGGACATATAAAATTGCCAAACCAGAAAAAACACAATTTGTTTGTATCCCAACTACTTCAGGAACTGGTTCAGAAGTTACACCATTTGCCGTTATTACTGATAGTGAAACACACGTGAAATATCCGTTAGCAGACTATGCGTTAACACCAGATGTAGCGATTGTTGATCCACAGTTCGTAATGTCTGTGCCAGCTTCAGTCACTGCAGATACAGGTATGGATGTTTTAACACATGCTATTGAATCTTATGTTTCCGTGATGGCTTCAGATTACACACGTGGTTTAAGTTTACAAGCAATCAAGTTAGTTTTCGATCATTTAGAAAATTCAGTGAAACGTCCAGATATGGAATCTCGCGAAAAAATGCATAATGCATCAACCATGGCAGGGATGGCATTTGCCAATGCATTCTTAGGTATTTGTCACTCTATTGCTCATAAAATTGGTGGGGAATATGGCATTCCACATGGTCGTACAAATGCGATTTTATTACCACATATTATTCGTTACAATGCGAAAGATCCATCAAAACACGCAATGTTCCCTAAATATGATTACTTCCGCGCCGATACTGATTATGCAGACATTGCAAAATTCTTAGGCTTAAAAGGAAATACTACCGCAGAATTAGTAGAAGCTTTAGCAACAGCAGTAGCAGACTTAGGTAAATCAGTCGGAATTGACATGAACTTGAAAGCCCAAGGTGTCTCACAAGAAACATTAGACACAACGGTTGATCGTATGGCAGAACTTGCATATGAAGACCAATGTACAACTGCAAATCCGAAAGAACCATTAATTAGTGAACTAAAACAAATTATCTTAGATGCTTATGTAGGATAA